In the genome of Sciurus carolinensis chromosome 3, mSciCar1.2, whole genome shotgun sequence, one region contains:
- the LOC124979296 gene encoding schlafen family member 5-like, with amino-acid sequence MHNLLSDRLVYTPESIYKELFSQHKGLRDLINREMRPVSQGILIFSQSWAVDLGLKANQNVVCDALLISQNNTPILYTDFRRWDVWCRGYSVKLARSLKQRLVDTGGYTGRVGIAPLFFLLNPAGTSVSHQNSEAQFYPESYNVTTIQHLESLLQSLVIVLLGFKSSLSEELGSEIWNVLTDQQYELLSKNLHKTRELFVHGLPGSGKTIVALKIMQKIRNVFDCQPGDILYICENHPLKKFVSNKSMCKAVTRKTFMKHDFEEIQHIIVDEAQNFRTEDGDWYRKVKTITQRREGGPGILWIFLDYFQTNHLSCSGLPALSDQFPRAELTSVVRHADEIAQYLQAVMHEVRENPPPNVPAESLVMLHEPTWAQGVPGNVETVEYLGLEETVVYVAEKCQLLWRNGYFPRDVALLFAKATEVEKNKDKILMAMRKRKMSQLNGEVDPFVQIRDALGVLSDDIVLDSVHRFSGLERNIVFGIIPQATEPAIFNNLLFCLASRARKHLYVLRVFN; translated from the exons ATGCACAACC TGTTATCAGACAGACTGGTGTATACTCCGGAAAGCATCTACAAGGAACTCTTCTCACAACATAAAGGACTCAGAGACCTAATTAATAGAGAAATGCGCCCTGTCTCTCAAGGGATCTTGATTTTTTCTCAAAGCTGGGCTGTGGATTTGGGTCTGAAAGCGAATCAGAATGTCGTCTGTGATGCCCTTCTGATTTCCCAGAACAACACTCCCATCCTTTACACCGACTTCAGGAGGTGGGATGTGTGGTGCAGGGGCTATTCTGTGAAGCTTGCCCGTTCCTTGAAGCAGAGGCTGGTGGACACAGGGGGCTACACTGGCAGAGTGGGCATTGCTCCCTTGTTCTTCCTGCTGAATCCTGCTGGAACGTCAGTGAGCCATCAGAATTCAGAAGCACAATTTTACCCTGAATCCTACAATGTTACCACCATCCAGCACCTGGAATCTCTGTTACAGTCCCTTGTGATCGTCCTGCTTGGCTTCAAATCCTCTTTAAGTGAAGAGCTGGGCTCTGAGATTTGGAACGTGCTCACGGATCAACAGTATGAGTTGCTTTCAAAGAACCTTCACAAGACCAGAGAGCTGTTTGTTCACGGCTTACCTGGGTCAGGGAAGACCATCGTGGCTCTGAAGATCATGCAGAAGATCAGGAATGTGTTTGATTGTCAACCAGGTGACATTCTCTACATCTGTGAGAACCACCCCCTGAAGAAATTTGTGAG CAATAAAAGTATGTGCAAGGCAGTGACCCGGAAAACCTTCATGAAACATGACTTTGAAGAGATTCAACACATCATCGTGGATGAAGCTCAGAATTTCCGCACCGAAGATGGGGACTGGTATAGGAAGGTCAAAACCATCACTCAGAGAAGAGAGGGTGGTCCAGGAATTCTCTGGATTTTTCTAGACTACTTTCAGACCAACCACTTGAGTTGCAGTGGCCTCCCTGCTCTCTCAGACCAGTTTCCAAGAGCAGAGCTCACCAGCGTGGTCCGCCATGCAGATGAAATAGCCCAATACCTACAAGCAGTGATGCACGAGGTCAGAGAAAATCCTCCACCTAATGTCCCCGCTGAGTCCCTGGTGATGCTCCACGAACCTACCTGGGCTCAGGGTGTTCCAGGCAATGTAGAAACTGTTGAGTACTTGGGCTTGGAGGAGACTGTGGTCTACGTGGCAGAGAAGTGCCAGCTTCTCTGGAGGAATGGTTACTTTCCCAGGGATGTTGCTCTGCTTTTCGCCAAAGCAAccgaagtagaaaaaaataaagataaaattctaatggcgatgaggaagagaaagatgtcTCAGCTCAACGGGGAAGTGGATCCATTCGTCCAGATCAGGGATGCATTGGGTGTTCTGAGTGATGACATTGTGTTGGACAGCGTCCATCGATTTTCAGGCCTGGAAAGAAACATCGTGTTTGGGATCATTCCACAGGCTACTGAGCCAGCCATTTTCAACAATCTTCTGTTCTGTCTGGCTTCCAGGGCGAGGAAGCATTTGTATGTTCTAAGGGTTTTTAACTGA